The Nothobranchius furzeri strain GRZ-AD chromosome 6, NfurGRZ-RIMD1, whole genome shotgun sequence genome includes a region encoding these proteins:
- the LOC107392476 gene encoding gastrin/cholecystokinin-like peptide: MSGRVIFVLLLLIVSDAVCSPETTAAGEVRQTNVLQKLLAQMKAGARSERRAHLSEDQREMMTKQIVQALSEVMNSECMSDRDYQGWVDFGRRDAE, from the exons ATGTCAGGCAGAGTTATatttgtgctgctgctgctgattgtaTCTGATGCAGTCTGCTCACCTGAGACGACTGCAGCTGGAGAGGTGAGACAAACAAACGTTCTGCAGAAACTTCTGGCCCAGATGAAGGCCGGAGCTCGGAGTGAGAGACGAGCGCATCTGTCTGAGGACCAACGGGAGATGATGACCAAACAAATCGTGCAGGCCCTTTCAG AGGTGATGAACTCCGAGTGCATGTCGGACCGGGACTACCAGGGCTGGGTGGACTTTGGACGGCGGGACGCAGAATGA
- the hap1 gene encoding trafficking kinesin-binding protein 1, which yields MEVWSSSVSEEEEDERSTLSLGDEIVEEDLKRHNSNNNNNNNESLCKEVTQVLCSDRVGQVTKTYHDIKAVTHLLEEKERDLELAARIGQSLLKQNQELTTRNDSLDQQLEAVKEEIAQLRHELSMRDDLLQFYASTEELENAQALSPLKRNESSSSLGGFVHYDFLHQKLKSLEEENRKLRLEASELSTETSSYEEQEQELMMVCVEELSSANKRVADLSDELARKVEDTLRQQEEISSLLAQIVDLQARCKELSHENEELGQHLSFSRENELKLKSQLKDLQDKYSECEDMLHEAQQDIKNLRNKSLPNSTVQRYTALASVLPMDSLAAEIEGTFRKGLDSPTPSEYKNHPWRVFETVKVVNKAGRMRSQCHSPGLPGSSPVSAWSSCTSTPRTSYYGSDNASIYLEDKPSSAPAQKEDSSVGRPKRLGQPGTPGGQDLEAALHSLSARQQNHSSDRPFFDVERERKLCALATNCEEGDGSSGFLTPNDSLASSSAASTGTNYSNGSSRHSCSSSGGSRSYLPDRLQIVKPLEGSVTLHHWQQLAKPNLGGILHPRPGVLTKDFKELEVDIQHVYSLNDLEEDEPDFSQLSGAHGLVSPSGPNLPQTCPTHTITTCRALRPSPLIPSFSTSLRAFSLPPCQSSEHLSTSPPPHLQQFGLISTSTSTLGLLQLLQEHGISASASPHNNLHYSHDTQPLCSVVKDGGLSSDRNSERSVFSLNLVEKLQGLGLHRVAAWGMTGHRGKELDSPTSSYSVTDFCSRHPPQ from the exons AAAGAGCGAGATCTGGAGTTAGCGGCTCGAATCGGTCAGTCTCTCCTGAAGCAGAACCAAGAGCTAACGACGAGGAACGATTCGCTGGACCAGCAACTAGAAGCAGTGAAGGAGGAG ATCGCTCAACTTCGTCATGAGCTCTCCATGCGAGACGACCTCCTGCAGTTCTACGCCAGCACAGAGGAGCTCGAGAACGCTCAGGCACTCTCACC ACTCAAGAGAAACGAATCCAGCAGTTCGCTCGGCGGTTTCGTCCATTATGACTTCCTGCATCAGAAGCTGAAGAGTTTAGAGGAGGAGAATCGCAAACTGAGACTGGAG GCCAGTGAGCTCTCCACAGAGACGAGCAGCTacgaggagcaggagcaggagctcatgatggtgtgtgtggaggagCTCT CGTCTGCAAACAAGCGGGTGGCGGATCTGTCTGACGAGTTGGCACGAAAGGTGGAGGACACTTTGAGACAGCAGGAGGAGATCAGCTCGCTGCTCGCTCAGATCGTTGATCTGCAGGCTCGCTGCAAAGAG CTTTCCCATGAGAACGAGGAGTTGGGCCAACACCTGAGTTTCTCCAGAGAAAACGAACTGAAACTCAAATCACAG CTGAAGGACTTGCAGGACAAGTACTCTGAATGTGAGGACATGCTCCACGAGGCACAACAGGACATTAAAAACCTGCGAAACAAGAGTCTGCCCAACAGCACGGTGCAGAGATACACCGCGCTGGCCTCCGTCCTCCCCATGGACTCGCTGGCAGCGGAGATCGAAGGAACCTTTCGTAAAGGCCTGGACTCCCCGACTCCCTCAGAGTACAA AAACCATCCGTGGCGCGTCTTTGAAACGGTCAAAGTGGTGAATAAAGCCGGCAGGATGCGCTCCCAGTGCCACTCACCGGGGCTGCCGGGCTCCAGCCCGGTGTCGGCGTGGTCCAGTTGCACCAGCACCCCCAGAACCAGCTACTATGGCTCTGACAATGCCAGCATCTACCTGGAGGACAAACCCAGCTCCGCTCCGGCTCAGAAAGAGGACAGCAG CGTCGGTAGACCCAAACGCCTGGGTCAGCCGGGGACACCTGGAGGCCAGGACCTGGAAGCCGCTCTGCACAGCCTCTCGGCTCGCCAGCAGAACCACTCTTCGGACCGGCCTTTCTTTGACGTGGAGCGGGAACGTAAGCTCTGTGCCTTGGCCACCAACTGTGAGGAAGGCGACGGCTCTAGCGGCTTCCTGACACCTAACGACAGTCTGGCCTCCAGCTCTGCTGCGTCCACAGGCACCAACTACTCCAACGGCAGTTCGCGGCACTCctgcagctcctccgggggatccAGGTCCTATCTGCCCGACCGGCTGCAGATCGTCAAACCTCTAGAAG GGTCAGTTACTCTGCACCACTGGCAGCAGCTGGCCAAACCGAACCTGGGAGGGATCCTCCACCCACGTCCTGGAGTCCTAACAAAGGACTTTAAGGAGCTGGAGGTGGACATCCAGCACGTGTACAGCCTGAACGACCTGGAGGAGGATGAACCAGACTTCTCCCAGCTCTCCGGAGCTCACGGACTGG TTTCTCCATCAGGTCCAAACCTCCCTCAGACCTGTCCCACTCACACCATCACCACCTGTAGAGCCCTCCGGCCCTCCCCTCTCATCCCCTCCTTCTCCACTAG CCTTCGCGCTTTCAGCCTGCCACCTTGTCAGAGCAGTGAGCACCTGAGCACTTCACCCCCACCCCACCTGCAGCAGTTCGGCCTCATctccacctccacctccaccctgggactcctgcagctgctgcaggAACACGGCATCTCAGCCTCGGCCAGTCCACACAACAACCTGCACTACAGCCACGACACGCAACCTTTATGCTCCGTCGTCAAAGATGGAGGCTTGTCCTCAGACAGAAACTCGGAGCGGAGTGTTTTCAGCCTCAACCTGGTAGAGAAGCTGCAGGGCCTCGGGCTCCACAGGGTGGCAGCCTGGGGGATGACTGGCCACAGAGGGAAGGAGCTGGACAGTCCAACATCCTCCTATAGTGTGACAGATTTCTGCTCTCGTCATCCACCACAGTGA
- the LOC107392518 gene encoding keratin, type I cytoskeletal 19 produces MSVGQQSRIFSSSSSQGGRTQRRSVGRSFQNHTPSVYGGAGGFGTRISQFSSSSCYSGSLGSDEVRVTDGGKVRMQNLNNRLASYLEKVHSLKKKNKDLELNINKFYVKHTVAPNDYSNYFSIIHDLRVQIAKMRSENQSIILQVDSAKLAAEDIRMKYELELSVQKMVEADLFRLRGIRDSLTLINSSLETSAENLKEEQACMSRNHKEELEQVRAQGIGDVNVEVDSTKSADLTQILEEMRVQYDAVMKNNKMEVETWFQSKVETLQHQIFSCSTEVKTYHTEISELKRTYQTLEINRQALQAEVQGLQRNLVEVNGQYAFRLSQHQETISTMETKLQEMKASLEQLQIKYTLLLELKPRLEMEIEEYRRLLEGDKFQKKKKAVIITKVTSEVEELKPHIEKRVRTIVEEIVNGKVISSTVDTKVQTIQ; encoded by the exons aTGTCTGTGGGCCAGCAGAGCAGAATCTTCAGCTCCAGCTCCTCTCAGGGTGGACGGACACAGAGGCGCTCCGTCGGCAGGTCTTTCCAGAACCACACACCCAGCGTGTACGGAGGAGCGGGTGGATTCGGGACCCGCATCTCCCAGTTCTCCTCCTCGTCCTGCTATTCTGGGTCTTTGGGTTCTGAtgaggtccgtgtgacggacggaGGGAAAGTCAGGATGCAGAACCTCAACAACCGGCTGGCCTCCTACCTGGAGAAA gtgcactccctgaaaaagaaaaacaaggacCTGGAGCTGAATATCAACAAATTCTATGTGAAACATACGGTGGCGCCCAACGACTACAGCAACTACTTCTCAATCATCCATGACCTGAGAGTTCag ATCGCTAAGATGCGCTCTGAGAACCAGAGCATCATCCTGCAGGTGGACAGCGCCAAACTGGCCGCTGAGGACATCAGGATGAA GTATGAGCTGGAGCTCAGCGTGCAGAAGATGGTGGAGGCTGACTTGTTTCGTCTCAGAGGGATCCGGGACAGCCTGACTCTCATCAACAGCagcctggagaccagtgcggaAAACCTGAAGGAGGAGCAGGCATGCATGAGCAGAAACCACAAGGAG GAGCTGGAGCAGGTGCGAGCTCAGGGTATCGGTGATGTGAACGTGGAGGTGGACAGCACCAAATCGGCTGATTTGACCCAGATCCTGGAGGAGATGAGGGTGCAGTACGACGCCGtgatgaagaacaacaaaatggagGTGGAGACCTGGTTCCAGTCCAAG GTGGAGACGCTGCAGCATCAGATCTTCTCCTGCTCAACTGAAGTGAAGACGTACCACACGGAGATctctgagctgaagagaaccTACCAGACCTTGGAGATTAATCGTCAGGCCCTTCAGGCTGAG GTTCAGGGTCTGCAGAGGAATCTGGTCGAGGTGAACGGTCAGTATGCCTTTCGGCTCAGCCAGCATCAGGAGACCATCTCCACGATGGAGACGAAGCTGCAGGAGATGAAGGCCTCTCTGGAGCAGCTGCAGATCAAATACACCCTGCTGCTGGAGCTGAAGCCACGACTGGAGATGGAGATCGAGGAATACAGGAGGCTGCTGGAAGGAGacaagttccagaaaaagaagaa GGCTGTGATCATCACCAAAGTCACCAGTGAAGTTGAAG AGCTAAAGCCCCATATCGAGAAGCGAGTGAGGACCATCGTGGAGGAAATCGTCAACGGAAAAGTGATTTCCTCCACTGTCGACACCAAAGTGCAAACCATCCAGTAA